The DNA region CCAGGACTTCAGCATCGGCCGGAGCATCTCCTTGACGAGATCCTCCAGGGTCCGGGCGTTCTGCGTCAGGACCGTATGGGCCAGCAGGTTGAACGCGCCGCTGACGCTGGCATCGGTGGCCGGAGAGACGAGGGCCTCGCGCCCGGGCTCGGGTTCGGGCGCACGGGCGGCCTGGAGCACGGGCTGCGGCGGCGGCGGCGGCGGAGGCGGCTCCGGGACCGGCTCGGGTTCGGGGAGCGGCTCGGGCTCGGGCTCCGGCTCGGGCGCGGCGGTGACCGGGTCCTCGAAGTCGATCGCGTCGAAGTCGAGCAGGTCCGGGGCCGGCTCGGGTTCCGGCTCCGGTTCGACCACGCGCGGGCGCGTCACCGGCTCGGCGACCTCCGCGAGGTCGAGCACGTCGTCGGGCTCCGGAGCGGCCACCGGCACCTCGGCCGGTTTGGCGGCCTGATCGTCGGCGATGATCCTCCGGATCGACGCGAGGATCTCTTCCATCGAAGGCTCGTGCGCCTTATCGGCAGCCTTGTCCTGGAATTTGGAGTCCGGGATCTTGGGGCTTGCTGCACTCATCGGCAGGCGCACTCGGGCATGGGAGACTGGAAAGCGACCCGAACGGATCGATGTTCAATCAGTATTCCATGCCGTTTCGTGGCGGCAAGCGCGCCTGCAACACACTCCCCGTGGAAAAGCCTTCAGCGGCCGTCCGGCGTGCGCAGGCCGAACCACAGATCCTTGACCTGATCGTAGTGGACCTTGGCGCTGTAGTATTCGACCGGGAGCGCCGTGAAGCGCGCGGTCAACTGTCCGATCGCCTGGACCACCCCGTAGGAGAAGATCACCCGGTCGCGCTGGGCGACGATGAGGCTCACGCGGGAGTTCAGCAGTTCCTGCTGCGCGTTGAGGACGTCCAGGGTCGTGCGCTGGCCGACGCGCGCTTCCTCGCGCACGCCGTTCAGCGCCACCTCGTTGGCCTGGACCTGGGCCTGGGCGGCGATCACCTGCGCCTTCGCGGCTTCGAGCCGGCCCCAGAAATCGACGATCTGGGCGCGGACCTGATCGCGGATCTGATCGACCTGGATGCGGGCCTGGCCGACCGACTCCTTGGCCTGCCGGATCTGCGCGTAGGTCTGGCCGCCCTCGTAGATCGGGATCGAGAGCCGGCCGCCGACGAAGCCGACGAAGAAGCTCTGATTCGGGCCGTTCTGATCGTAGAGCTGGCTCAGCGAGCCCTGCAGGCTCAGCTGCGGGGCGAGCTGGCCTTCCAGGACCTTCACCTGGGCTTCGCTCGCGTCGACGTTGTGGATGGCCGAAACGACCTGCGGGTGCTCGCGCAGGCCGACGGCGATCGCCTGATCGAGATTGCGCGGCACGAACCGGTCCAGCGGCCGGCCCGGCGCGAGCTGGCGCGGCTCAACACCGATGTTCTGCCGGTAGACGCCGATGCTCGTGCGCAGGGTGGATTCGGCGAGGGCGACCTGCGATCGCGCGCCGGCCAGTCGAGCCTCGGCCTGCGCGACGTCGGTCCGGGTCACCTCGCCGACGTTGAAGCGGTCGCGGGTCTGGCGGAGCTGCTCTTCCAGAACTTCGACGTTGTTCCGGTTCAGCTCCAGCGTCGCCGTGTTGCTGAGCACGTTCATGTACGCCTGGACGGCGTTGTACAGGACGGTCAACTCGGTGAAGCGCAGGCTCTCGCGCTGGCTGTAGACCTGCGACTCCGCGCGCCGGACGGTATTGTCGGTCTGGAAGCCGTTGAAGATCGTCTGCGTGACGTTCAGGCTGGCGGAACTCGGCAGGTACGTGGTGCGCGTCGTCCGCCGCGAGGTGATGACCTGGCTCGCGATGTCGGATGTCGCGCCGCCGGACAAGCCCTCACCGCCGGTCGCGGCACCCGCCGCCCCGGCACCTGAGGTCCCGATGCCCGCGGTTCCCCCCGCGGTCCCGATCCCCGTCGTCCCGACCCCCGCCGTCGTCCCGGTACCGGTCGTCCCGGCGCCTGCCGTTCCGCCCAGGCCGCCGCCCGTCGTTCCGAGGGCCGATCCGCCGGTGGCCGCGGTCGTGCCGGCGGTGCCCGCCGACGCGACGGTGCTGGACGAGCGCGTCTGAAGGTACTGGACGCCGATCGCGGCGTTGACGTTGACGGTCGGCCGGTAGCCCGACTGCGCGATCGCCACGTTCTCGTCGATAGCGCGCACGCCCGCGCGGCTGGCGTTCAGGCTCGGATTGCCCTGATAGGCCTTGGCGAGAGCGCTCTCCAGAGTCTCGGCGGATGCCGGCATGGCAGCCAGCATCGCGAGTCCGGACACCATCCCGGCCAGGCGGAACGTCGGGCAACTCGCTGGTGGACGTCGTGTCACGATGAACAAGCCCTTGCGGTCTCTTTCGGTCCGGAAGTCCGAGACGAAAACGGCCAAGGTACGGCGTTTCGCTCGTCTCCGATCAAGCCCGCCCCACCGTCACGCTTAGCGCAAACCGGGCGCTTTGGCTCGCCTCGGCGCGGGTCCCGCGGCGGAAAGTGCGGCGTTGGGGCATTAAGGTGACACACCCCGCACGCTCACCGCGGCGTGGGCGCGTATTGAGCTGTCTAGTTTCATAAATACGCCCCATCAGAGACTATTGCCGGCTTGCGGAGACGCGAGACTTCCGGGCCGTCCGGGCGCCGCCGGCAGGGGAGGGCGTGCCCGTCCGAGGCCGCCCGCCTCCGCGGCCGGCACCGGTTCCCGCCTAGTACCGGTCCATCCCGCCGCCGCCGGCGTCGGGCTCCAGCTCCAGCGGGCCCTCGGGAGCTGAGTCGGGCTCGGGCGCACGGCGCGTGCGCGCCGGCGGGCGCGGCTTGGGCTCCGATCCCGTCAGCGCGGCCGACGGTTTCGGCTTCGGCGCCGCGCTCGGGGAAGCCGGCTGTCCGCGGGAGCCTGGCGGCCCGGGCGGCCCTGCCGGACCCACGGCGCCCATCAGCCCCGGTGCGCCGGCCATGCCGGTGGG from Methylobacterium sp. NMS14P includes:
- a CDS encoding TolC family outer membrane protein, with protein sequence MVSGLAMLAAMPASAETLESALAKAYQGNPSLNASRAGVRAIDENVAIAQSGYRPTVNVNAAIGVQYLQTRSSSTVASAGTAGTTAATGGSALGTTGGGLGGTAGAGTTGTGTTAGVGTTGIGTAGGTAGIGTSGAGAAGAATGGEGLSGGATSDIASQVITSRRTTRTTYLPSSASLNVTQTIFNGFQTDNTVRRAESQVYSQRESLRFTELTVLYNAVQAYMNVLSNTATLELNRNNVEVLEEQLRQTRDRFNVGEVTRTDVAQAEARLAGARSQVALAESTLRTSIGVYRQNIGVEPRQLAPGRPLDRFVPRNLDQAIAVGLREHPQVVSAIHNVDASEAQVKVLEGQLAPQLSLQGSLSQLYDQNGPNQSFFVGFVGGRLSIPIYEGGQTYAQIRQAKESVGQARIQVDQIRDQVRAQIVDFWGRLEAAKAQVIAAQAQVQANEVALNGVREEARVGQRTTLDVLNAQQELLNSRVSLIVAQRDRVIFSYGVVQAIGQLTARFTALPVEYYSAKVHYDQVKDLWFGLRTPDGR
- a CDS encoding PopZ family protein — protein: MEEILASIRRIIADDQAAKPAEVPVAAPEPDDVLDLAEVAEPVTRPRVVEPEPEPEPAPDLLDFDAIDFEDPVTAAPEPEPEPEPLPEPEPVPEPPPPPPPPQPVLQAARAPEPEPGREALVSPATDASVSGAFNLLAHTVLTQNARTLEDLVKEMLRPMLKSWLDDNLPAVVERLVRAEIERVSRGR